Proteins from a genomic interval of Brachybacterium vulturis:
- a CDS encoding transketolase: MTTSLHDGLDLEQVSELAAQLRVDSIRSSTSAGSGHPTSSLSAADLLATLMARHLRYDWDEPEAPGNDHLVFSKGHASPLLYSVFRAAGVVSEQELMEGYRRFDQRLEGHPTPVLPWVDVATGSLGQGLPDGVGIALAGKYLEKSPYRVWVLTGDSELAEGSMWEALATASHYQLTNLVTLVDVNRLGQRGETALGWDMDTYAARVEAFGARAVVIDGHDLDEIDEALALADGELDRPLVILARTLKGKGIPGVENESGWHGKPMPEDKAEEAIDALGGERSLQVRGPKPPTLEPAPHSPRGAVELPVFTPGEEVATRKAYGPALTALAEVDPRVVALDGEVSNSTGVADFVEAHPERFFEMFIAEQQMVAAATGLSSRGYLAFASTFAAFLTRAADFIRMAPVSRVDLRLVGSHAGVEIGADGPSQMGLEDLAMIAATQGSTVLYPSDATSTAALVAEMAELSGVSYLRTTRGGYPVLYGSEESFPVGGSKTLRSSEDDAVTLIGAGVTLHEALSAAEALAEDGVNARVIDAYSIKPLDGAGIREAVAATAGRVVVAEDHHAEGGLGAAVLAALASEPVTDLHLRHLAVDGVPGSGTTEQLLAWAGIDAAHIAAAARAALEG; this comes from the coding sequence ATGACCACGTCACTGCACGACGGCCTCGACCTCGAACAGGTCTCCGAGCTGGCAGCCCAGCTGCGGGTGGACTCGATCCGCTCGTCGACCAGCGCGGGCTCCGGGCACCCCACCTCCAGCCTCTCCGCCGCAGACCTGCTGGCCACCCTGATGGCGCGCCACCTGCGCTACGACTGGGACGAGCCCGAGGCACCCGGCAATGACCACCTGGTCTTCTCCAAGGGGCATGCCTCGCCGCTGCTGTACTCCGTCTTCCGCGCCGCCGGCGTGGTCTCCGAGCAGGAGCTGATGGAGGGCTACCGCCGCTTCGACCAGCGACTCGAGGGGCATCCCACCCCGGTGCTGCCCTGGGTCGACGTCGCCACCGGCTCGCTCGGTCAGGGCCTTCCCGACGGGGTCGGCATCGCGCTCGCCGGCAAGTACCTGGAGAAGTCCCCGTACCGGGTCTGGGTCCTCACCGGGGACAGCGAGCTCGCGGAGGGATCGATGTGGGAGGCCCTCGCCACCGCCTCGCACTACCAGCTCACGAACCTGGTCACCCTGGTGGACGTGAACCGGCTGGGACAGCGGGGCGAGACCGCGCTGGGCTGGGACATGGACACCTACGCCGCCCGGGTCGAGGCCTTCGGCGCCCGGGCCGTGGTCATCGACGGCCACGACCTGGACGAGATCGACGAGGCGCTGGCGCTGGCCGACGGCGAGCTGGACCGGCCCCTGGTGATCCTCGCCCGCACCCTCAAGGGCAAGGGCATCCCCGGCGTCGAGAACGAATCCGGCTGGCACGGCAAGCCGATGCCCGAGGACAAGGCCGAGGAGGCCATCGATGCCCTCGGCGGCGAGCGCTCCCTGCAGGTGCGCGGACCGAAGCCGCCCACGCTCGAGCCGGCCCCGCACTCCCCGCGCGGCGCGGTCGAGCTGCCCGTCTTCACGCCCGGCGAGGAGGTCGCGACCCGCAAGGCCTATGGCCCGGCGCTCACCGCCCTCGCGGAGGTCGACCCGCGGGTGGTCGCCCTGGACGGAGAGGTCTCGAACTCCACCGGCGTCGCCGACTTCGTCGAGGCGCACCCGGAGCGCTTCTTCGAGATGTTCATCGCCGAGCAGCAGATGGTCGCCGCCGCCACCGGTCTCTCCTCCCGCGGCTACCTGGCCTTTGCCTCGACGTTCGCGGCCTTCCTCACCCGCGCCGCCGACTTCATCCGGATGGCTCCGGTCTCCCGGGTCGATCTGCGGCTGGTCGGCTCCCATGCGGGCGTCGAGATCGGCGCCGACGGGCCCTCCCAGATGGGGCTCGAGGACCTCGCGATGATCGCCGCCACCCAGGGCTCGACCGTGCTCTACCCCAGCGATGCGACCTCGACCGCGGCGCTGGTGGCGGAGATGGCCGAGCTGTCCGGTGTGAGCTACCTGCGGACCACCCGAGGGGGCTACCCGGTCCTCTACGGCTCCGAGGAGTCCTTCCCCGTGGGCGGGTCGAAGACCCTGCGCAGCTCCGAGGACGATGCCGTCACCCTCATCGGGGCCGGCGTGACCCTCCACGAGGCGCTCTCCGCCGCGGAGGCCCTGGCCGAGGACGGTGTGAACGCCCGGGTGATCGACGCCTATTCGATCAAGCCGCTCGACGGCGCGGGCATCCGTGAAGCCGTCGCGGCGACCGCTGGCCGGGTCGTGGTGGCCGAGGACCACCATGCCGAGGGCGGGCTGGGCGCCGCTGTGCTCGCGGCGCTGGCCTCCGAACCGGTCACGGACCTGCACCTGCGGCATCTGGCCGTCGACGGCGTGCCGGGATCCGGCACCACCGAGCAGCTGCTCGCCTGGGCCGGGATCGACGCCGCCCACATCGCCGCGGCGGCACGCGCCGCGCTGGAGGGCTGA
- a CDS encoding DNA-3-methyladenine glycosylase I produces the protein MDLSIGDDGLARPAWASVHDDLREYYDTEWGMPVRDERGVFERLALEGFQSGLSWATILRRREGFRRAFAGFDVEEVAAFGPADVDRLLADEGIIRHRGKIEATITNARASIELRDEQGPGTTLADLVWSYRPARTPMPVVAADVPTTSAESVALATELKRRGFRFVGPTTMFALMEALGVVDTHLLGSHRRGTSGVWSTDGFPVAEGHTPS, from the coding sequence ATGGACCTGAGCATCGGGGACGACGGACTCGCCCGGCCCGCCTGGGCATCCGTCCACGACGACCTGCGCGAGTACTACGACACCGAGTGGGGCATGCCGGTGCGGGACGAGCGCGGTGTCTTCGAGCGCCTCGCCCTCGAGGGCTTCCAGTCGGGTCTGAGCTGGGCCACGATCCTGCGCCGCCGGGAGGGCTTCCGCCGCGCCTTCGCCGGCTTCGACGTCGAGGAGGTGGCGGCCTTCGGCCCCGCGGACGTGGACCGGCTGCTCGCGGACGAGGGGATCATCCGCCACCGGGGCAAGATCGAGGCCACGATCACCAACGCCCGGGCGAGCATCGAGCTGCGCGATGAGCAGGGTCCCGGCACCACGCTCGCGGACCTGGTGTGGTCCTACCGGCCCGCTCGCACCCCGATGCCCGTGGTGGCGGCGGATGTCCCCACCACCAGCGCCGAATCGGTGGCGCTGGCCACGGAGCTCAAGCGCCGCGGCTTCCGCTTCGTCGGCCCCACCACGATGTTCGCGCTGATGGAAGCGCTCGGGGTGGTGGACACCCATCTGCTCGGCTCCCACCGCCGCGGCACCTCCGGGGTGTGGTCGACGGACGGGTTCCCGGTCGCGGAGGGCCACACTCCGTCATAG
- a CDS encoding UDP-N-acetylglucosamine 1-carboxyvinyltransferase → MTDNEDYLARIGTLIRDARQHSGLTQAQLATELGTSQSAVNRIEKGQENLTLETISRIGSALDSELVGLGSSGPSHLRVRGETTLSGAIDVKSSKNAGVALLCASLLNTGTTVLRKVARIEEVNRLLEVLTSIGVRATWLNENNDLELRVPAALDLSSIDAAAARRTRSIIMFLGPLLHRAGTFQLPYAGGCDLGTRTVEPHMSALRHFGLDVVATDHHYQATTTAVTGARRPIVLTERGDTVTENALLAAALYEGETVIRNASPNYMVQDLCFFLEQLGVTIEGIGTTTLRVHGRAQISKDVEYAPSEDPIEAMSLISAAIVTRSSITVRRVPIEFMEIELALLEEMGLRYDRSEEYMAENGRTRLVDVTTHPSDLRAPIDKIHPMPFPGLNIDNLPFFAVIAATADGQTMLHDWVYENRAIYLTELTKLGANVKLMDPHRVLIEGPTRWSGAELVCPPALRPAVVILLAMLAAKGTSVLRNVYVINRGYEDLAARLNKLGARIETFRDI, encoded by the coding sequence ATGACAGACAACGAGGACTATCTGGCCCGCATCGGCACCCTGATCCGCGATGCCCGTCAGCACTCCGGCCTCACCCAGGCTCAGCTCGCCACCGAGCTCGGCACCAGCCAGAGCGCGGTGAACCGCATCGAGAAGGGCCAGGAGAACCTCACTCTCGAGACGATCTCGCGGATCGGCTCCGCGCTGGACTCCGAGCTGGTGGGGCTGGGCAGCTCCGGCCCGAGCCACCTGCGGGTCCGCGGCGAGACCACCCTGTCCGGGGCGATCGACGTGAAGTCCTCGAAGAACGCGGGTGTCGCGCTGCTGTGCGCCTCGCTGCTCAACACCGGGACCACGGTGCTGCGCAAGGTGGCGCGCATCGAGGAGGTCAACCGGCTGCTCGAGGTGCTCACCTCGATCGGGGTGAGGGCGACCTGGCTGAATGAGAACAACGACCTCGAGCTGCGTGTCCCCGCCGCTCTGGACCTCTCCTCGATCGATGCTGCCGCCGCCCGTCGCACCCGGTCGATCATCATGTTCCTGGGCCCGCTGCTGCACCGGGCGGGCACGTTCCAGCTCCCCTACGCCGGAGGCTGCGACCTGGGCACCCGCACCGTCGAGCCACATATGTCGGCGCTGCGCCACTTCGGCCTCGACGTGGTCGCCACCGACCACCACTACCAGGCCACCACCACGGCGGTGACCGGGGCCCGGCGCCCGATCGTCCTCACCGAGCGCGGGGACACCGTCACCGAGAACGCACTGCTGGCGGCCGCGCTGTACGAGGGCGAGACCGTGATCCGCAACGCCAGCCCCAACTACATGGTCCAGGACCTGTGCTTCTTCCTGGAGCAGCTCGGGGTGACGATCGAGGGCATCGGCACCACCACCCTGCGGGTGCACGGGAGGGCGCAGATCTCCAAGGACGTGGAGTACGCCCCCAGCGAGGACCCGATCGAGGCGATGAGCCTGATCTCCGCCGCGATCGTGACCCGCTCGAGCATCACGGTGCGCCGGGTGCCGATCGAGTTCATGGAGATCGAGCTGGCGCTCCTGGAGGAGATGGGCCTGCGCTACGACCGCTCCGAGGAGTACATGGCGGAGAACGGCCGGACCCGCCTGGTGGACGTCACCACCCATCCCTCGGACCTCAGGGCGCCGATCGACAAGATCCACCCGATGCCCTTCCCCGGCCTGAACATCGACAACCTGCCGTTCTTCGCAGTGATCGCCGCGACCGCGGACGGACAGACGATGCTGCACGACTGGGTCTACGAGAACCGGGCCATCTACCTCACCGAGCTCACGAAGCTCGGCGCGAACGTGAAGCTCATGGATCCTCACCGGGTGCTCATCGAGGGGCCGACGCGCTGGAGCGGTGCCGAGCTGGTGTGCCCGCCGGCGCTGCGCCCGGCCGTGGTGATCCTGCTGGCGATGCTCGCCGCGAAGGGCACCTCCGTGCTGCGCAACGTCTACGTCATCAACCGCGGTTACGAGGATCTGGCGGCCCGGCTGAACAAGCTCGGCGCGCGGATCGAGACCTTCCGGGACATCTGA
- a CDS encoding O-acetylhomoserine aminocarboxypropyltransferase/cysteine synthase family protein — translation MSTAAIHAGWVAAADGHRALTPPIHTASAFAQTSHASLKALFQRRGDGFAYSRSGNPTTAVLEQRITALEQGIGAIAVASGQAATTIALYALAAPGGHIVASSRLYGGTTELLDDTLADAGVSCTVADPWDLEAWEAAFTEDTRAAIVESIANPGAQLVDLPALCAIAHARDVPVVVDSTLASPALYRPGEHGADVVVHSATKYLCGHGTTIAGLIVDTGRFDPRRCPRRWPQLTERNRRFGVTFAEEYARGGSGLLGYARAKYVTDFGATLPAASAQQILVGIETLGLRMGKVSTDAATLAARLHGLPGVARVEHPTIPGRPDAALADRDFPRGTSGVFSMELTGGEAAAAAFCDALALWTIAVNIGDARSLVCHPGTTTHSHLTGAQREACGVREGTVRLSVGLEDLEDLWADLAQALSAAHAVGEELSTAA, via the coding sequence ATGAGCACCGCAGCGATCCATGCAGGGTGGGTGGCCGCCGCCGATGGGCACCGGGCGCTCACCCCGCCCATCCACACCGCGAGCGCCTTCGCCCAGACCTCCCACGCCTCGCTCAAGGCACTGTTCCAGCGGCGCGGGGACGGCTTCGCCTACTCCCGCTCCGGCAACCCCACCACCGCAGTGCTGGAGCAGCGCATCACCGCCCTCGAGCAGGGGATCGGCGCGATCGCGGTCGCCTCAGGACAGGCGGCGACCACGATCGCCCTGTATGCGCTGGCCGCCCCGGGCGGTCATATCGTCGCCTCCTCACGGCTCTACGGCGGCACCACCGAGCTGCTGGACGACACGCTCGCCGACGCGGGGGTGAGCTGCACCGTCGCGGATCCGTGGGATCTCGAGGCCTGGGAGGCCGCGTTCACCGAGGACACCCGGGCGGCGATCGTCGAATCGATCGCCAACCCCGGCGCGCAGCTGGTGGACCTGCCGGCGCTGTGCGCGATCGCCCACGCCCGCGACGTGCCCGTCGTCGTCGACTCCACGCTGGCCAGCCCCGCCCTCTACCGGCCCGGCGAGCACGGCGCCGACGTGGTGGTGCATTCGGCGACCAAGTACCTGTGCGGGCACGGCACCACCATCGCCGGGCTGATCGTGGACACCGGGCGCTTCGACCCGCGGCGATGTCCCCGGCGCTGGCCGCAGCTGACCGAGAGGAACCGACGCTTCGGCGTCACCTTCGCGGAGGAGTACGCCCGCGGCGGCTCCGGCCTGCTGGGGTACGCCCGCGCCAAGTACGTCACCGATTTCGGGGCCACCCTGCCTGCCGCCAGCGCCCAGCAGATCCTGGTCGGCATCGAGACCCTCGGCCTGCGGATGGGCAAGGTGAGCACCGACGCCGCCACCCTCGCGGCCCGTCTGCACGGGCTGCCCGGAGTGGCCCGGGTCGAGCACCCCACCATCCCCGGCCGCCCGGACGCGGCGCTCGCGGACCGAGACTTCCCGCGCGGCACGTCCGGGGTGTTCTCCATGGAGCTGACCGGGGGTGAGGCCGCCGCGGCCGCGTTCTGCGATGCGCTCGCGCTGTGGACCATCGCGGTGAACATCGGCGACGCCCGCTCCCTGGTCTGCCATCCCGGGACCACCACCCACTCCCACCTCACCGGTGCCCAGCGCGAGGCGTGCGGGGTGCGCGAGGGCACGGTGCGGCTCAGCGTCGGACTCGAGGACCTCGAGGATCTCTGGGCCGATCTCGCACAGGCCCTGAGCGCGGCGCACGCCGTGGGCGAGGAGCTCTCCACGGCGGCATGA
- a CDS encoding HNH endonuclease — protein MAQVRVFNLGYDPETGIGELLHTTTVRHAFGMIRREVADPVELTMLGDRIVPTALELTRELSGAWVEGVGQRSVGFSYRAVHERDHWSCAYCGRSVSKTPACEALLATVDHILPSSRGGLSSWTNLVSACKECNNRKADRTPSEAGMPLRAEPYDPALSHRVTGHVGGLPVLARL, from the coding sequence ATGGCACAGGTCAGGGTCTTCAACCTCGGATACGACCCCGAGACGGGGATCGGCGAGCTCCTGCACACCACCACCGTGCGCCACGCCTTCGGGATGATCCGCCGCGAGGTCGCCGACCCGGTCGAGCTCACGATGCTCGGGGACCGCATCGTGCCCACCGCCCTCGAGCTCACCCGTGAGCTGAGCGGCGCCTGGGTGGAGGGCGTCGGCCAGCGCTCCGTCGGCTTCTCCTACCGGGCGGTCCACGAGCGGGATCACTGGAGCTGTGCGTACTGCGGCCGCAGCGTCTCGAAGACCCCGGCCTGCGAGGCCCTGCTGGCGACGGTCGACCACATCCTCCCCTCCTCCCGCGGAGGGCTGTCGAGCTGGACCAATCTTGTCTCCGCCTGCAAGGAGTGCAACAACCGCAAGGCCGATCGCACCCCGTCGGAGGCCGGGATGCCGCTGCGGGCGGAGCCCTATGATCCCGCTCTCTCCCACCGGGTCACCGGGCACGTGGGCGGGCTCCCGGTGCTGGCCCGCCTCTGA
- a CDS encoding PIG-L deacetylase family protein yields the protein MNTPPAPLPPLPEDGVRRVLCIVAHPDDMEYGTSAAVAAWSGAGIEVSYLLLTRGEAGMAQDPAVVAPLREQEQRAACARVGVEHLRYLDHPDGMLEGGLALRRDIARVVRQVRPDLVLTANFEVEAYGGLNQADHRVAGLAAADGTRDAANPWVFRELAEGEGLAPWRARALLVAGHPRPTHAKRVDAEQVQAAVESLQAHEAYLAHVQGHPLPEEFIPEILRGGGEAAGSEHAVVLRVFDL from the coding sequence ATGAACACCCCACCCGCCCCGCTGCCGCCGCTGCCCGAGGACGGGGTGCGCCGCGTTCTGTGCATCGTCGCCCACCCCGACGACATGGAGTACGGGACCTCGGCCGCCGTGGCGGCCTGGAGCGGAGCCGGGATCGAGGTGAGCTATCTGCTGCTCACCCGCGGCGAGGCCGGGATGGCGCAGGACCCCGCGGTCGTCGCACCGCTGCGGGAGCAGGAGCAGCGGGCCGCGTGTGCGCGCGTCGGCGTCGAGCACCTGCGCTACCTCGACCACCCCGACGGGATGCTCGAGGGCGGCCTCGCCCTGCGGCGCGACATCGCCCGGGTGGTGCGCCAGGTGCGTCCCGATCTGGTGCTGACCGCGAACTTCGAGGTCGAGGCCTACGGCGGTCTCAACCAGGCCGATCATCGGGTGGCGGGGCTGGCCGCGGCCGACGGCACCCGTGATGCGGCCAACCCCTGGGTGTTCCGCGAGCTCGCCGAGGGCGAGGGCCTCGCCCCCTGGCGCGCCCGTGCACTGCTGGTGGCCGGGCACCCGCGGCCGACCCACGCGAAGCGGGTCGACGCCGAGCAGGTGCAGGCCGCCGTGGAGTCGCTGCAGGCGCATGAGGCGTACCTCGCGCACGTCCAGGGGCATCCGCTGCCCGAGGAGTTCATCCCCGAGATCCTGCGCGGCGGGGGAGAGGCCGCCGGGAGCGAGCACGCGGTGGTGCTGCGCGTCTTCGACCTCTGA
- a CDS encoding siderophore-interacting protein, producing MQTLTDQTSPADASAKRPAKKQAVLEVLGKTRISPRLLRLTLGGDGYSALHRNESADAYVKLLLPDPASGLHPPFDMEALREHSPELLPTRRTYTVRHWDDGNQRLDIDVVLHGDGEDSGIAARWADEAQPGDLIALNGAGGGYSPHPETRRHLLIGDHAALPAIAAALESMPADASGLALIHLEDEEDRLELESPAGVELRWVIGPREALVPTVRALDLEDAEGLQVFCHVERATTKQLRQVLVKDAGIPRPQISISAYWALGRIEDQFQAEKREPIGRIDD from the coding sequence ATGCAGACCCTCACCGACCAGACCAGCCCCGCCGACGCCTCCGCGAAGCGCCCCGCGAAGAAGCAGGCCGTGCTCGAGGTGCTGGGCAAGACCCGGATCTCGCCGCGCCTGCTGCGCCTCACCCTCGGCGGCGACGGCTACAGCGCGCTGCACCGCAACGAGAGCGCCGACGCCTACGTCAAGCTGCTCCTGCCCGATCCCGCCTCCGGCCTGCACCCGCCCTTCGACATGGAGGCGCTGCGCGAGCACAGCCCCGAGCTGCTGCCCACCCGCCGCACCTACACCGTGCGGCACTGGGACGACGGGAATCAGCGTCTCGACATCGACGTGGTGCTGCACGGCGACGGCGAGGACAGCGGCATCGCCGCCCGCTGGGCCGATGAGGCCCAGCCCGGCGATCTCATCGCCCTGAACGGTGCCGGTGGTGGCTACAGCCCGCATCCGGAGACCCGCCGTCATCTGCTGATCGGCGACCATGCCGCCCTGCCCGCCATCGCCGCGGCGCTGGAGTCCATGCCGGCGGACGCCTCCGGGCTGGCGCTCATCCACCTCGAGGACGAGGAGGACCGTCTGGAGCTCGAAAGTCCCGCCGGGGTGGAGCTGCGCTGGGTGATCGGCCCGCGGGAGGCGCTGGTCCCCACGGTGCGCGCCCTGGACCTCGAGGATGCCGAGGGACTGCAGGTGTTCTGCCACGTCGAGCGGGCCACCACCAAGCAGCTGCGCCAGGTGCTGGTCAAGGACGCCGGCATTCCGCGCCCGCAGATCTCGATCTCCGCCTACTGGGCGCTGGGCCGCATCGAGGACCAGTTCCAGGCCGAGAAGCGGGAACCGATCGGGAGGATCGACGACTGA
- a CDS encoding phytoene desaturase family protein, with product MSIRPVPEVDVAVVGSGPNGLAAAVTLARAGLSVQVLDAEDTVGGGARTLDLGLAPGIVHDICSAVHPLALASPFFAAFDVEARGVRAIAPVASYAQPLDDEPAAIAWRDAERTAAGLGTDGRAWRATLGTLSRHQDLVVALALGDKRSLPPALLDPAALAVAPLFGALIGAQGSPAWNLPFRTERARALLGGVAAHAIGPMPSLAMAATAGLLGTIAHGAGWPLPVGGSQSIIDALVADLRAHGGQIRTGHRVRTWRDVPPARAVLLDTPAPAAADILANRLPAPFERALRRFPHGDGAAKVDFVLSGPVPWRDPEVGEAGTQHLGGTRAQMAHAEAEVAAGRLPQRPTTLVSDPSVVDPGRIHDGLRPLWAYAHVPAGDTTDPTELVTAQIERFAPGFRDLIVAARGIPASEMDAHNPALVGGDISMGRVTMTGMIARPTARWDPYRLAGTGWYLCSSATPPGPGVHGMSGWHAARRVLEREFGITAMPDLSPTRSS from the coding sequence ATGAGCATCCGTCCCGTCCCCGAGGTCGATGTCGCCGTCGTGGGCTCCGGTCCCAACGGGCTCGCCGCCGCGGTGACCCTCGCCCGTGCCGGTCTCTCGGTGCAGGTGCTCGATGCCGAGGACACGGTCGGCGGCGGGGCCCGCACCCTGGACCTCGGCCTCGCTCCCGGGATCGTGCACGACATCTGCTCCGCGGTCCATCCGCTGGCGCTCGCGAGCCCCTTCTTCGCGGCCTTCGACGTGGAGGCCCGCGGGGTGCGGGCGATCGCCCCCGTCGCCTCCTATGCGCAGCCGCTGGACGACGAGCCGGCCGCGATCGCCTGGCGCGATGCGGAGCGCACGGCCGCCGGGCTCGGCACCGACGGACGTGCCTGGCGGGCGACGCTCGGCACGCTGTCCCGCCATCAGGACCTGGTGGTCGCGCTCGCCCTCGGGGACAAGCGCTCCCTGCCCCCGGCACTGCTGGATCCGGCGGCCCTCGCCGTGGCTCCCCTGTTCGGCGCACTGATCGGAGCGCAGGGGAGCCCCGCCTGGAACCTTCCCTTCCGCACCGAGCGGGCGCGGGCCCTGCTGGGCGGGGTCGCCGCCCACGCGATCGGCCCGATGCCCTCGCTCGCGATGGCGGCGACCGCCGGCCTGCTGGGCACGATCGCCCACGGCGCCGGCTGGCCGCTGCCCGTCGGCGGCTCCCAGTCGATCATCGACGCCCTGGTGGCGGACCTGCGGGCCCACGGCGGGCAGATCCGCACCGGCCACCGCGTGCGCACCTGGCGGGATGTGCCGCCCGCCCGTGCTGTCCTGCTGGACACCCCCGCCCCCGCCGCGGCGGACATCCTCGCGAACCGTCTGCCGGCCCCGTTCGAGCGCGCGCTGCGCCGCTTCCCGCACGGCGACGGGGCGGCGAAGGTCGACTTCGTGCTCTCCGGTCCGGTGCCCTGGCGCGACCCGGAGGTGGGCGAGGCCGGGACCCAGCATCTCGGCGGCACCCGCGCCCAGATGGCGCACGCCGAGGCGGAGGTCGCCGCCGGCCGACTGCCCCAGCGGCCGACCACCCTGGTCAGCGACCCGTCGGTGGTCGATCCGGGGCGGATCCATGACGGCCTGCGGCCGCTGTGGGCCTATGCGCACGTGCCCGCCGGGGACACCACCGATCCCACCGAGCTGGTCACCGCCCAGATCGAGCGCTTCGCCCCCGGATTCCGCGATCTGATCGTCGCCGCCCGCGGCATCCCCGCCTCCGAGATGGATGCTCACAACCCGGCCCTCGTCGGCGGTGACATCTCGATGGGCCGGGTCACCATGACCGGGATGATCGCCCGTCCCACCGCGCGCTGGGACCCGTACCGCTTGGCCGGGACCGGCTGGTACCTGTGCTCCTCGGCGACGCCTCCGGGGCCGGGCGTGCACGGCATGTCCGGCTGGCACGCCGCCCGCCGGGTGCTGGAGCGCGAGTTCGGCATCACGGCAATGCCCGACCTCTCCCCCACCCGATCCTCCTGA
- a CDS encoding peptide MFS transporter: MAVQTPAPDAHNPSGRTFLGQPGPLANLFSVELWERFSFYGMQGILAIYMYFAVADGGLGIDETAALGIVGAYGGSVYLFSILGALVSDRLLGAERTLLGSAVMIMLGHIALALVPGIPGLMAGLLLVGVGSGGLKSTAATLVGSLYSRDDPRRDAGFSIYYMGINIGGLLGPLITGVAQQQWGFHLGFGLAAIGMAVGLTQYVLTRKGLPASVHTVPDPLPRAQYSRWAGIGIGTVVLVLVLVLTGVLNAHNLATVVAGLAVIGAVGIFALLLTSKKLDGDERSRVVSFIPLFVGTSAFFALFQQQFTVITLYSDTRLDREVLGWEMPISWVQSFNPFFIIVLAPLLAALWTKLGPRQPGTPRKFGVGIILMGSAFLLFLPMASVAAVPVLWIAMIMLVATIGELWLSPVGLSLATKLAPRAYPVMMMALYNLAVALGTSLSGALAGFYSAETEVAYFGALGAVTIMIGVVMLVIARPVSRGMRGVR; this comes from the coding sequence ATCGCCGTGCAGACGCCGGCGCCGGACGCCCACAATCCCTCCGGACGCACCTTCCTGGGACAGCCCGGCCCGCTCGCGAACCTGTTCAGCGTCGAGCTGTGGGAGCGCTTCAGCTTCTACGGCATGCAGGGCATCCTCGCGATCTACATGTACTTCGCGGTCGCCGACGGCGGCCTCGGGATCGACGAGACCGCCGCCCTGGGGATCGTGGGCGCCTACGGCGGCTCGGTCTACCTCTTCTCGATCCTGGGCGCGCTGGTCTCCGACCGGCTGCTGGGCGCCGAGAGGACGCTGCTGGGCAGCGCCGTGATGATCATGCTGGGCCATATCGCGCTCGCGCTGGTGCCCGGGATCCCGGGGCTGATGGCCGGACTGCTGCTGGTGGGCGTCGGCTCCGGCGGGCTGAAGTCCACCGCCGCGACCCTGGTCGGCTCCCTCTACTCGCGCGATGACCCGCGGCGGGATGCAGGCTTCTCGATCTACTACATGGGCATCAACATCGGCGGACTGCTGGGCCCGCTGATCACCGGCGTCGCCCAGCAGCAGTGGGGCTTCCACCTCGGCTTCGGTCTCGCCGCGATCGGGATGGCCGTGGGCCTGACCCAGTACGTCCTGACCCGCAAGGGCCTGCCGGCGAGCGTCCACACCGTTCCCGACCCGCTGCCCCGTGCGCAGTACTCGCGGTGGGCCGGCATCGGGATCGGCACCGTGGTGCTGGTGCTGGTGCTGGTGCTGACGGGGGTGCTGAACGCGCACAACCTCGCCACGGTCGTGGCGGGCCTCGCGGTCATCGGCGCGGTCGGGATCTTCGCGCTCCTGCTCACCTCGAAGAAGCTGGACGGCGACGAGCGCTCCCGAGTGGTCTCCTTCATCCCGCTGTTCGTCGGCACCTCGGCGTTCTTCGCGCTGTTCCAGCAGCAGTTCACGGTGATCACGCTGTACTCGGACACGCGGCTGGACCGCGAGGTCCTGGGCTGGGAGATGCCGATCTCCTGGGTGCAGTCCTTCAACCCGTTCTTCATCATCGTGCTCGCCCCGCTGCTCGCGGCGCTGTGGACGAAGCTCGGCCCCCGCCAGCCCGGCACCCCGCGGAAGTTCGGCGTGGGCATCATCCTGATGGGCTCCGCGTTCCTGCTGTTCCTGCCGATGGCCTCCGTGGCCGCGGTGCCGGTGCTGTGGATCGCGATGATCATGCTGGTCGCGACGATCGGCGAGCTGTGGCTCTCCCCCGTCGGCCTCTCGCTGGCCACCAAGCTCGCGCCCCGCGCCTACCCGGTGATGATGATGGCGCTGTACAACCTGGCGGTGGCGCTGGGCACCTCGCTCTCCGGTGCGCTGGCCGGCTTCTACTCCGCCGAGACCGAGGTGGCCTACTTCGGTGCGCTGGGCGCGGTCACCATCATGATCGGGGTGGTCATGCTCGTGATCGCCAGGCCCGTGAGTCGCGGCATGCGCGGGGTGCGCTGA